The genomic region ACGGTGCCGTCAGGCGCGATCCGGATTGCGAGCTCGGCATCGACGAGGTTGAGGCTTTCGGCGCGCAGATGCCCCATCAGCAGGCCCGCACCCGACAGCTTCACCTCGGCCTTCGGCGCGGTGGCGACAATGACGTGATCGTGGTCGCGCACGACGATATCACGGATGCGCACGGCGATGCGGATCCGCCCGGCCCGCTCGATCTGCGTGCCGCCGACCTCCACGGTGTTGCCGTGACCGATATTGTCCTCGATCGCGGCCGCGAGCCACGGCGTCGCAATGTCGAGATTGATGGGACCGGCGCCGAGCCGCCACCACAGCGCGCCGAAACAGCCGACGAAGATGACGACCAGGACACCGACGACCACGGCCACGCGCTTCAGCCAGCGACCGCCGCCCAACCAGCGGCGCAACGGCCCAAACCCGTCAGCGAAGCGATGGAAGCCCGAATTGGAACGCGACAACAGCCGGCGCGCCCGATGGCCCGCCGCCGCTTCCTGATCCGGATCCCAGTCGGCGTCGTCCCATTGCTGCTGCTCTGGTTGGCTGCCGCGCCGATCCAAATCCCGATTGTAATCCTGGGGCGACGTATTCCTTGCCATTGCCTCTCGATACAGGCGCCCGTCGTGGGATTGAGCGCCGCCGGGGCCGCAGCCGTCGACGGGAAGCGAAGCTTCCCGCGCCGGCATTGCCGCCATACCTCGAATATTCCTTCTGTTCGTCATGTCGCCCCGGGAGCGCGTTCAACGAGCAGTGGGGTGGTGCGTGGAATTCCTTGTAACCAGACTCCGGCGTCGTCAGACTCGCCCCGCCGAGGGCACGATTCCGGCATAGCGGAAAAGGGCTGCAATACCGCTTTGGTTGACCCGCCGAAAGCGACGAAAGGAAGGCGTATGTCCAAGAAATCCCGAAAGAAATCGTCCAAAACGCCCTCCGTCACTCCGACGGCTAAAAAGACGCCCGTGAAAGCGCGGGCTGCGACTCAAACCAAGCTCGCGAAAACACAGCGGACACCGGCGAGCAAATCAACTGGGACCATAGCAAGGACAGCATCGCATAAGGCCGCATCGAAACGGTTAAATTCTTCCAAATCGGCATCCGCGCCTGAAACGGCGGCGAAGGCCGGCTTGGCTGAGGGGCAGAAGGCTCCCGCCTTCCGCCTGCCCCGCGACGGCGGCGGCGTCGTCGCGCTGTCGGATTATACCGGCCAGAAGCTGGTCCTGTTCTTCTACCCCCGCGCCGACACGCCGGGCTGCACCAGGGAGGCCATCGATTTCACCCGGCTCACCGGCGCCTTCGCCAAGGCTGGCACCGCCGTGCTCGGTATCTCCGCCGATCCGGTCAAGGCTCAGGACAAGTTCCGGGACAAGCACGGTCTCGGCGTGCCCCTCATCTCGGACGAGACGCACGAGATGCTGGAGGGCCTACGGCGCCTGGGGCGAAAAGTCCATGTATGGCAAGAACTTCCTGGGAATTCTTCGCACCACGATGCTGCTTGGCGCCGACGGCAAGATCGCGCGGATCTGGCGCAATGTCCGGGTCGAAGGCCACGCCGACGAGGTGCTGGAAGCCGCAAGGAGCCTTTAACCAATCATTTAAATTCAAGGGGTTCCGTTTCCGGAAAATTAACCATGACCGGCCCAGATTGCCGCGGCAATTAGGCCGCACGGACTCATCCGATCGGCGCGGGAGTGCCGATGTCGAAAAAGTTCTGCCCAACTCTCGCAGTACCCCCAACATCACCCGCACGACCATGGACGGGCCTTTCATCGCCGTGCCGCCGCAGTGGCAACCGCGCTTCCCCTTCCGGACACCGACGACGCCTACACCATCGTGCATCACGGCAAGCAGGTTCGCCTGGGACCTGTGGTGTTCTGGATCGTGGTCGGCACTGTCGTGTTGCTCGGGCTCTGGTCGGCCGCAACCGCGACCTATTTCGCCTTCCGCGACGACGTCCTCACCCGGCTGATCGCCCGGCAGGCCGAGATGCAATACGCCTATGAGGACCGCATCGCCGAGCTGCGCGCCAAGGTCGACCGCACCACCAGCCGGCAGCTGCTCGACCAGGAGCAGTTCGACCAGAAGCTCGACCAGATCATGAAGCGCCAGACGGCGCTGGAGTCCCGTGCCACGGCGCTCGGGTCCATGCCGGACGTGACCGGATCGATTCCACGTTCCACCCCGCAGCGTGGCGATGCCAGCCAGACGACGCAGGGCACGCCAAAGCCCTCGCCGATCAGCGACACCGTGATCTTCGTGGCGCCGCCGGATCGCGAAGCGCGGCTCGAATCGCGCGCGCCGACCCTCGCAGCTCCGCCCGTCAATCAATTCGCCAAGAACCAGGGGTTCGACAACGTCGTCGTTCGGCTCACGACCTCGCTGGACCAGGTCGAGCGTCGCCAGATGGCGGCGCTCAACGCCGTCGAGGAAGGCATGGATTCGCGCATGCGCCGGATGCGCGGCGTCGTCAGCGATCTCGGCCTGAACCTCGCAAATCTCGAAGCCGCCGTGCCGCGCACCGCGATGGGCGGGCCGTTCGTGCCTGTTAAAATCACCGCCAGTTCGGGGCCGTTCGAGAAGCAGCTCTATCGCATCAACAACACCCGAGCCGAGATGGACCGGCTCAATCGCACGCTCGCGCTCGTGCCCTATCGCAAGCCCGTCATCGGCGAGGTCGAGTTCACCTCCGGCTTCGGCGTGCGCAGCGATCCGTTCCTCGGCCGGCCCGCGATGCATACCGGGCTCGACTTCCGCGCCGCGAGCGGCGATCCCGTTCGCGTCACCGCCAACGGCAAGGTCGTCTCGGCCGGCTGGTCCGGCGGCTACGGCCGCATGATCGAGGTCGATCACGGCAATGGCCTTGCGACGCGCTATGGCCATCTCTCCGAGATCAATGTCCGGGTCGGCGAGATCGTGAGAATCGGCCAGGTCGTTGGTCTCGTCGGGTCGACCGGCCGTTCCACCGGGCCGCATCTGCACTATGAAACCCGGATCGACGGCGAAGCGGTCGATCCGCAGAAGTTCTTGCGCGCCGGCGTGCGACTCAGCGCGGGCTAGGCTCGTTGAGAGCGCGCTCGTCTCGTCCCAGGTTTACATGGCGGAACTTCGGAGTTCCCTTCGCGTTAGGTCGCAGGTCCTCAATGGCGCGATCTTCTGATGCAACAGACCCATACGAAAGCTCGTCCGGCCAAGGGCAAAGCGGACCAGCCACGTAACAACGCGGCTCAACTCTTCAGCGATATTGCTAACCGAACATCTCAAGCGGCCGGGCGAGCGCTGACATTCATGATTGCAGCCGGCATCATCCTGGTTTGGGCGGTCACCGGTCCCATCTTCCATTACTCCGACACATGGCAGTTGGTGATCAACACCGGCACCACCATCGTGACATTCCTGATGGTCTTCCTGATTCAGAATTCCCAGAATCGCGATAGCGCGGCCATTCAGGTGAAGCTCGACGAACTGATCCGGGTGAGCGCGGTGCAAAATTCCTTCGTGGGAATTGAGCATTTGACCGACGACGAGCTCGACGAGATCCGCACCAAATGTGAGCTTCGCGCCAAGGCCGAAAAGGTCGGAGACGAGACAGTCAAGAATACCGGCAAGAAGGCGAAACGCGCCGCCGATCTCGTCACCGAATAAGCGGACGGATGCCGGGAACGACGAGGTGCGCAGCTTCGTTCGCAATCGCAACGCTTCGGCAGGCTCGCCCCGTCTTCATCACACCAGGCAACTGGCCCGCCGCGGAGCCAGCCCTGACTATTGGCCGCGCTCGTGGCCGACCTCACCGGTGATGACGTCGCCGAACAACTCCCAAGCCTGGCCGTTGAAGCGCATCAGCTGCATCTGCTCGATCGGAAAATAATCGTCGGCCGAAGTGTTGACCATGATCCCGGGCAGCATCAGGTCGGTGTGAAAATCCTTCAGGCTGGTGGCCTGCTTCATCACGTTGTCACGGGTGAGATTGTCGCCGCACTGCCTCAGCACCTGCGCCATCGCCTCCGCCTGGACGTAGCCATAAAGGTTGTTGGCGTTGGTCTTGTCCCCTTCGGGATAGTACTTATCCATGAAGGTGCGCCACGCGACGACCGCCGGATCCTTGTCCCAGGTCGGGTCGGTCGGATCCTTCAAATATGCTGTCGAGATGATATCCTTGGCATAGTCGAGCCCGGCGGGCTTGAGCACCGAGGCGATCGAGGTAGCCGTATTGGCGAGGAAGAATTTTGGCTTCCAGCCGAGCTCGCCGACCTTCCGGATCGCCTGTGCCGAGCCTTTCGGCGCGGCCCATGAGAAGAAGATGTCGGCGCCGGAATCGTGAAGCGCAACGATCTGCGAGTCGATCGAGGGATCGCTGACCTCATAGGATTTGTCGGCGATGATCATATCGGCCTTGTCACCGAGTCCGTCCTTCAGGCCCTTGAACTGGTCCTTGCCAGCATCGTCGTTTTGCCAAAGAACTGCGATCTTGCTGTTGGGGAAGTTGTCGCGGATATACTTCGCGTAGATCCGCCCCTCGCTCTGGTAGTTCGGCTGGAAGCCCATGGTCCAAGGGAAATTCTTGGGGTCGCCGAATTTGGTGCCGCCGGAGGCGACGAAGAGCTGCGGCACCTTCTTGGCGTTCATGTATTTCATGATGGCGGAGTTCGAAGGCGTGCCGAGCGGCTGGAAGATCAGCAACACCTCGTCGCTCTCGACCAGCTTGCGCGCCTGCTCGATCGCCTTTGGCGGCGAATATGCGTCGTCATAGCTGATGAAATTGATCTTGCGACCGTTGATGCCGCCCTGGTCGTTGATCATCTTGAAGAACGCGGCCTCGGTCTTGCCGATCACGCCATAGGACGACGCCGGCCCGCTATAGGGCATGATGTTGCCGAGCTTGATTTCGGTGTCGGTGGCGCCGGGATCGTATTTCTTCTGCGCCAGGGCCGGCGTCGTGACGAGCACGCCGGCAGCAAGAATGGCGAGGGCAGCAAGGTTATTGCGACGACCCAGCATCGTTCTCTCCCCTGTTTTGTAGTCTTGTTTTGCCGAGAGTGTCGCAAGCTCGCTTACGGCTGGCAAGCGCCGCGATTTTCCGTGAGATGAAACGAGCGCTCCAGAACTATGTGCCGCGCCGCAGCAGGTCCAGAACGCGCCCGTCGATCACCAGCAATGCGCTGCCGATCACGATCGCGCCCGCGATCTCTCGCATCCAGATCGGCTCGCCCAGCACAAGCCATCCCAGAAGAATGGCGGTGACGGGAATGAGCAGTGTCACCAGCATCACATTGGTCGCGCCCGACCGCCGCAGGATCTGGAAGAAGACGATATAGGCGAGCGCCGTCGACAACCCGGCAAGGCCAAGCACCGCCAGCCAAATCGTCACGCCCGGCATTGGGAAACGCCACGGCTGCTCCATTGCGCCAGCGACGATCGCCATCATCACCGTGGAAGCCATCAGTTGAAACGCGGCCGTCCCCAGCGGGGCTGCGTCCTTCAACAACCGCCGCGCCGCCAGCGCGGCAAAGCCATAGCTCAAGGCGCCACCGAGACAGAGCAGGATGCCGAGCCCCTGCCCCGCCCGTGTCTCGACGCCCCATCCGCGCAGGATGATCACGCCGGCGAGACCCAGTGCCACGCCGACGACGCGCCGCAGCCGCAAAGCCTCTTCGCCTGCCGCCGCCATCACGATGACCGTGAAGAGTGGCGTGGTGGCATTCAGGATCGACGCCAGCCCGCTCGGAATGAAGGTCTGGCCGACCACTATCAGCGAGAACGGAATGACGTTGTTGAGGAGCCCAATCGCGACGAACGGCTTCCAGCCGGCGATGCCCTTGGGAAAGCCAATACCCTGGATACGGAGCAGCGGTAGCAGAATGGCGGCGCCAAGTGCAACGCGCAAAAGCACCAGCGTGAGCGGCGGCAATTCCCGCAGCGCCGCGCCGTTGAAAAAGAACGAGCCGCCCCAGAGCACCGAGAGCACCGTGAGCAGCGACCAGTCGCGCGCGTCGATACGGTTGTCGTTCGGGGATGGGCGTCTCACAGCGATGGTCCGATCTGCTAGGACTGCGCGACCAGAATTGCCACCCGATTTCCGGGTAAAGGGCGAGATTCAGGATCGATCGCGACTTCGCGCGTCAACCGCGATATCCGCAACCACCGCCCCAATGACCAGGGCACCGCCAACAAGGGCGTGGACAGCAGGTATCTCGCGAAAGGCAATCCAGATCCAGAACGGCATCAGCGGCGTTTCCAGCGTCGCAATCAGGGAAGCCTGGCTCGACGGCAGGAGGCGCGAGCCGAGCATGTAGAATGTCAGCCCCAGCGCCACCTGAAAGCAGCCGAACATCGCGAGGATCGCGAGGTTGGCGCTGTCGATATGGACGAGGTCGTGCGCAAACGGAAGGCTGACGAGGCTTCCCAGGAAATTCGACAACGCCGCCGCTGCCACCATCGATGTCTCCTGGTAGCGTCGGATCACAACCGTCATCGCCGAGATGGCGAGTACCATGAGGCAACTCAGCGCCACGCCTCCAACATCAGCCCCGGCTTCGATGCCTCCGACCGTGATGGCGACGCCGCCAAAGGCAACGAGGCTCGCGATCAGGGTACGCCATGTTACGGCTTCGCCAAGCCACAGCCACGCCAGCGCCGCGGCCACGAACGGCTGCGTGGAGATCAGCACAGCCACATTCATCACCTTGGTCATCTGGAGCGCGGGGATGAAGGAAACCATGCCGAGCGTGGACAATGAGGCGACGAGCAAGCCGCCGCGTCCCGGCGCCACCAATTGCCGCAGCGCGCCGCGTCCCTGCATCACGACGAGAAACACCGAGATCAGACTGCCGCCGAACACGCCGCGCCAGAACAGAATGGTCCAGGGATCGAACGGCAACAGACGTGTGAAGAACGGCGCCGTGCTCCAGGCAATCGCAGCTGATATGACGAGGGCAATGCCGAGACCGCGTTCCGAACGAGGCTGCCCCATGTCGATGCGGCCGCTAGGACGGTTTCTTCGGCCGCGACACCAGTTCGATCATCTTGCCTTCGTCGTCGTCAGGCATCGCGGCCTTCGCTTGCGCGTAGGCTTCCACCGCGGCGCGCGCGACCAGCGGCTTGTCGGCCAGCAGGCTCTCGGCGAGCTTCACCGCGTAGGCGGCATCCTTGTGCCGCAGCGCTGCCGTGAATGTCGCGCCGGAGAAATCGCGGGAGACCATGCGCTTGGAATGACGCTGCACCTGCGGGCTCGCGGCCACGCCAGCCTGAATCGACTCCAGCACGAGGTTCATGTCGAGCCCGGCCTGCTCGGCAATGGCAAGCCCCTCGGCGAGGCCGGCGATCTGGATCGCGCCCATCAGATTGTTGATCAGCTTGTAGACCGTGCCGGAACCGACCGCGCCGAAATGGCGGATGGTCGAGCCGATCGGCGTCAGATAAGGCCGCGCGCGTTCGAGATCGGCGGCATCGGCACCAACGAGCAACGTCAGCTTTCCGCTCGCGGCCGCATCCGGCAATCCCGTCACGGGGCAATCGATATAGATCAGCCCGCGAGCGTTCATCTCGCGGCCCATCTCGCGCGCATGGTCATAGGAGACGGTGGAGCATTCGATCGCAATGGTGCCGGCCTTCGCGGTCTTGGCTGCGCCCTCGGGCCCGAGCCAGACCGCACGCGAGGCCTCATCATCGGCGACCATGGTCACGACGGCGTCGGCGTCGATCGCCGCGTCCTCAGGCGAGGTCGCCCAGAGCGCGCCGCGCGCGATCAGGTCTTCCGCTTTTGTTTTACTGCGATTCCACAGCGTCACCGTGAAGCCAGCATCGAGATAGCGGCCGGCCATGCCATGGCCCATCCGCCCAAGCCCGATGAAGGCGATCCGGGGCATCAGTCGACGTCCTCGATGTCGGCGCCGGGAGTGCCGAAGGCGCGCTGCGCCAGGGTCGCGGCCATGAAGTCGTCGAGATCGCCACCGAGCACGCCTGATGTGTCGGAGGTCTGCACACCCGTGCGCAGGTCCTTCACCATCTGGTAGGGCTGGAGCACGTAGGAGCGGATCTGGTGGCCCCAGCCGATGTCGGTTTTGGCGGCCTGGTCGGCGGCGGCCTTCTCTTCGCGCCGCTTCAGCTCGATCTGGTAAAGCCGCGCGCGGAGCATGTCCCAGGCCTGCGCCTTGTTCTTGTGCTGCGAGCGGCCGGCCTGGCAGACCACGGCGACACCGGTCGGGATATGCGTCAGCCGCACCGCGGACTCGGTCTTGTTGACGTGCTGGCCGCCGGCACCACCGGAGCGCATGGTGTCGACGCGGACGTCGGATTCCTTGATGTCGATCTTGATGGTGTCGTCGATCACCGGAAACACAGCGACGGACGAGAACGAGGTGTGCCGCCGCGCGTTGGAATCGAACGGCGAGATCCGCACCAGGCGATGCACGCCCGCCTCGGTCTTCAGCCAGCCATAGGCATTGTGGCCGGAGACCTGGATGGTCGCGGACTTGATGCCGGCCTCTTCGCCCTCGGACTCTTCCAGCACCTCGACCTTGAAGCCGTGGGTTTCGGCCCAGCGCGAGTACATGCGAAGCAGCATCTGGGCCCAGTCCTGGCTTTCGGTGCCACCGGCGCCGGCATGCACTTCGAGATAGGAATCGAAACTATCCGCCTCGCCCGACAGCAACGCCTCGAGCTCGCGCCGGGCGACTTCCTTCTTGAGGGTCTTGAGCGCGGCTTCGGCTTCCTTGACAACGCCCTCATCGCCCTCGGCTTCGCCGAGCTCGATCATGCCGATGTCGTCTTCGAGCTCCTGCTCGACCTTGCCGATGCCGGAGAGCGCATCCTCAAGCGAGGTGCGCTCCTGCATCAATTTCTGGGCTTTCTGGGGATCGTTCCAGAGATTGGGATCTTCTGCGAGCTTGTTCAGCTCAGCGAGGCGCGCCGTCGATTTCTCGACGTCAAAGATGCCTCCTCAGCAGCCCGACAGACTGCTTGATCTCTTCTACCAACCGTTCGATTTCGGCGCGCATGTGGTTCTCTGGTCTCGCGGAATTTTTCCGCGTCTAATGACAACGGGATGTAGCGGCGGCGGCTGCAAAGCGCAACCGCCGCGGCGACGAACGTCTGTCTTGTCCTAAGCCTTAGTACAGCCCGCCGGTGCCCGGCCGCATGAAGAAACCGGAATCCGGCTGCTGCTGCTGCGACGCCGGCACGCCGCCTCGCCCATCGGCATCGGCAACGCCGATGACGGAGTAGTTATCCGGCGGCGCCGTGCCCGGCTTGAAGGCTTCGAGAATGGTTCCGCCGGTCTCGCCCGGACCGGCGCGCATGCCGGACTTGGCGACGACCCGCACCAGCTTGATGCCGGCCGGCACCTTGAACGGGACCGCGGGCTTGTCGGCGAGCGCGAGCTGGAGGAAGTCGCGTGCGATGGGAGCTGCGAGATGGCCGCCGGTCGCGGCGTTGCCCTTGCCGAGCGGACGCGGTTTGTCATAGCCCATATAGATGGCAACGGCGACGTCGGGCGAGAAGCCGACGAACCAGGCGTCCTTGGCCTCGTTGGTGGTGCCGGTCTTGCCGGCGATCGGCTTGCCGACCTGCTTGACCACGGTCGCGGTACCGGCCTGGACCACGCCTTCCATCAGCTCGGTGATCTGATAGGCGGTCATGGAATCCAGCACCTGCTCGCGGCGGTCGATCAGCTGCGGCTCGTTCTGGTTCTTCCAGCCGCCGGGCGCGTCACAGCCACGGCATTCGCGCTGGTCGTGCTTGAAGATGGTGTGGCCGTAGCGATCCTGGATGCGGTCGATCAGGGTCGGCTTCACCCGGCGGCCGCCATTGGCGAGCATCGAATAGGCCGTGACCATGCGCATCGCCGTGGTCTCGCCGGCGCCGAGCGCGTAGGACAGATAGTTCGGCAGTTCGTCATAGACACCGAAGCGGCGGGCATATTCGCCGATCAAGGGCATGCCGATGTCCTGGGCGAGGCGCACCGTCACCGTGTTGAGCGACTGCCGCAATGCGTTGCGCAGCGTCACCGGCCCCTGGAATTTGCCCGAGGAGAAGTTTTCAGGCCGCCACACGCCCGCGCCCTGGCCTTGATCGATTTCGATCGGGGCGTCGAGCACGACAGTCGAAGGCGTATAGCCGTTGTCGAGCGCAGCCGAATAGACGATCGGCTTGAACGACGAACCGGGCTGCCGATAGGCCTGCGTGGCGCGGTTGAACTGGCTCTGGTCGAAGGAGAAGCCGCCGACCATCGCCAGCACGCGGCCGGTCCAGGGGTCCATCACCACCATCGCGCCGGAGACTTCGGGGATCTGGCGCAGGCGGTATTGGCCTTCGACAGGTTGGGCGTCCTTGTAGAGCGGATCGGCGTAGATCACGTCACCGGGCTGGAGCACCTGCGACACCGCGCTCGCCGCCCTGCCCTTCGCAGCCCCAGAGGCCGCTCTTGCCCATTTGATGCCGTCGAGCGTGATGAGGCCGGTCTCGCGCTGCTTGCTGATGGCGCCGCCGAGTTCGCGGCTCGGCTGGAAGCCGATGCGCGCCGACTGGTCGCTGGTCTCCAGCACCACGGCCATGCGCCATGGCGAGATATCGGACAGAGACTTGATCTCGGCGAGCTTCACGCCCCAGTCGCCAGAAATGTCGAGCTTGCTGATGGCGCCGCGATAGCCCTGCTGCTCGTCATAGTTGACGAGACCGGCGACCATGGTCTTGCGCGCCATGACCTGAATCTTGGGATCGAGTGTGGTGCGGACCGAGAGACCGCCCTCGTATAACTTCTTCTCGCCATAACGCTCGAAGATGTCACGGCGCACTTCCTCGGCGAAATATTCGCCGGCGAAGGTGTGGGCGCCGTTGGAACGGCTGGTAACGGCCAGCGGCTCCTTGCGCGCCTTGTCGGCATCGGCCTGCTTGACCCAGCCGTTCTCAACCAGACGATCGATAACGTAATTGCGGCGCTCGATGGCGCGGTCGCGGTTGCGGACAGGATGCAGCGTCGCGGGCATCTTCGGCAGCGCCGCGAGATAGGACGCTTCCGCCACGGTCAGCTCGTTCACCGACTTGTCGAAATAAACCAGCGACGCAGCCGCGATTCCGTAGGCACCTAAGCCCAGATAGATTTCATTCAAATACAGCTCGAGGATCTTGTCCTTCGAGTAGGTCTTCTCGATCCGCATCGCCAGCAAGGCTTCCTTGATCTTGCGCGCGAAGGAGACCTCGTTGGTCAGAAGGAAGTTCTTGGCGACCTGCTGGGTGATCGTGGAAGCGCCCTGCGGACGGCGGTTGGAGCCGTAGTTCTGGATGTAGACCACGCCGGCCCGCGCCATGCCGGTGTAGTCGATGCCGCCATGCTCGTAGAAATTCTTGTCCTCGGCCGCAAGGAAGGCGTTGATCACGAGTTTCGGCACCGCCTGGATCGGCAGGTACAGCCGCCGCTCCTTGGCGTATTCGCCGAGCAGCGAGCCGTCGGTCGCGTGCACGCGGGTCATCACCGGCGGCTCGTAATCCTGAAGCTGAGAGTAGTCCGGCAAGTCCTTGGAGAAATGCCAGATCAGGCCTGCGACGGCACCGACCCCGACAAGGAACAACACCGTTCCCGCGGCGAACAGGAAGCCCATGAACCGCACCAGCAAGCGCATTATCTGTTTATCCGTTCAAACTCTGGATCAGCCCAAAGATCAGCCCTGGCACCAGAAACAGGCACCAAACCATCGCGAATTCACCGGCTTTACTCAATACTATTAGTGCCGGACTCAAGGCGCTTGCCGAGCGGGATTCTCGCCGATTCCGGAACCCCCTGCGGCGTTTTTATAAAGCGCCCGCTGTGGCCAAACTAGGGCTTTTGCGGCGGGACGGAAAATCACTCTCAATTCGACGATCCCCGGGTCGTCAATATGACGATCCCCCGGTCGTCAATTCGACGATCCGGCCGTGGCCATCCGTTTGGCCAAAAATCCATCGATCGCCTGCGCCATCGAGCCCACGGCACGCGACCGCCATCCCTCGGAGACCAGATGCTCGAGGTCGCCCTTGTTGGAGACATAGCCGATCTCCACCAGGACCGACGGCACGTCGGGGGCCTTCAGCACCCGGAAGCCGGCTGACTTCAGGGGATGCTTGTGCATCCGCACCGTCGACTTCATTTCGCCCATCAACAGGCGGGCAAAACGGCTTGAAAAGGTACGGGTTTCCCGCTGGGTGAGATCGATCAGGATGTCGGCGACATCGGTCGGCTCCTCCGCGAGGTTGAAGCCGGCAATGGCGTCCGCCCGGTTTTCCGCATCCGCCAGCCGCTGCGCCTCGGCGTCGGAGGCCTTGTCGGACAACGTGTAGATGGTCGCGCCCTGCGCATCGCCCTCGGCGCGCGGCAGCGCGTCGGCATGGATCGAGACGAACAACGCCGCCTTGAGGTTGCGGGCGACTTTGACCCGGTCGTTGAGCGGGATGAAGGTGTCGTCGTCACGTGTCATCACCACGCGATATTTGCCGGTCTTTTCCAGCCGTTCGCGCAGCGCCAGGCCAAAGGCCAGCACCAGATTCTTCTCGCTCTCGCCGCTCGACTGCGTGCCGTTGTCGATGCCGCCATGGCCGGGATCGATGACGACCACCGCGCGGCCATCGGCCTTCTGGCCGGCTTCAGGGTGGGCAGATGCGGGAACCGTCGCGGGCGGCGGATCGGCAATAGCCGGCCGCAGCTCAGGACGGTTTTCCGGAGCCAGCGACGGCACGAAGGCGGTGCGCTCGACCTCCTCCATTTCGAGCACCAGCCGCGCCGGCTGGCCGTTGGCAGCCTCCACCACGTAGGAATTGGCGATCTTGGCCGGGCCCGTCAGGTCGAACACGATTCGGGAGCCGCCGGGCATCACCAGCCCATAGCGGAAGGCCTTGACCAGTCCGCGTCCGCCGGACCCGGTGCCGGCGGGAAGTTGAAAATTGACCTGGGGAACGTCGACCACCACCCGATAC from Bradyrhizobium lupini harbors:
- a CDS encoding penicillin-binding protein 1A, coding for MRLLVRFMGFLFAAGTVLFLVGVGAVAGLIWHFSKDLPDYSQLQDYEPPVMTRVHATDGSLLGEYAKERRLYLPIQAVPKLVINAFLAAEDKNFYEHGGIDYTGMARAGVVYIQNYGSNRRPQGASTITQQVAKNFLLTNEVSFARKIKEALLAMRIEKTYSKDKILELYLNEIYLGLGAYGIAAASLVYFDKSVNELTVAEASYLAALPKMPATLHPVRNRDRAIERRNYVIDRLVENGWVKQADADKARKEPLAVTSRSNGAHTFAGEYFAEEVRRDIFERYGEKKLYEGGLSVRTTLDPKIQVMARKTMVAGLVNYDEQQGYRGAISKLDISGDWGVKLAEIKSLSDISPWRMAVVLETSDQSARIGFQPSRELGGAISKQRETGLITLDGIKWARAASGAAKGRAASAVSQVLQPGDVIYADPLYKDAQPVEGQYRLRQIPEVSGAMVVMDPWTGRVLAMVGGFSFDQSQFNRATQAYRQPGSSFKPIVYSAALDNGYTPSTVVLDAPIEIDQGQGAGVWRPENFSSGKFQGPVTLRNALRQSLNTVTVRLAQDIGMPLIGEYARRFGVYDELPNYLSYALGAGETTAMRMVTAYSMLANGGRRVKPTLIDRIQDRYGHTIFKHDQRECRGCDAPGGWKNQNEPQLIDRREQVLDSMTAYQITELMEGVVQAGTATVVKQVGKPIAGKTGTTNEAKDAWFVGFSPDVAVAIYMGYDKPRPLGKGNAATGGHLAAPIARDFLQLALADKPAVPFKVPAGIKLVRVVAKSGMRAGPGETGGTILEAFKPGTAPPDNYSVIGVADADGRGGVPASQQQQPDSGFFMRPGTGGLY
- a CDS encoding N-acetylmuramoyl-L-alanine amidase, which produces MASRANQRILLGCVLLCAAALPCADSSRLKAAESQPQLPVASANFPTASAARLAGDGRQTRFVLDIDQTVSFRAVTLADPYRVVVDVPQVNFQLPAGTGSGGRGLVKAFRYGLVMPGGSRIVFDLTGPAKIANSYVVEAANGQPARLVLEMEEVERTAFVPSLAPENRPELRPAIADPPPATVPASAHPEAGQKADGRAVVVIDPGHGGIDNGTQSSGESEKNLVLAFGLALRERLEKTGKYRVVMTRDDDTFIPLNDRVKVARNLKAALFVSIHADALPRAEGDAQGATIYTLSDKASDAEAQRLADAENRADAIAGFNLAEEPTDVADILIDLTQRETRTFSSRFARLLMGEMKSTVRMHKHPLKSAGFRVLKAPDVPSVLVEIGYVSNKGDLEHLVSEGWRSRAVGSMAQAIDGFLAKRMATAGSSN